The following nucleotide sequence is from uncultured Draconibacterium sp..
TCGGGCAACGCTCCACTTTCCTTCGGTTGTTCCCTCCAGCAGTTTTACCGGCGCATTGCCTGCTACTACAAATTCATGATTTTCGAGAAAAGATAAAACAAACAGTATATTGTTTTTCTTAAGCGCGTCCTCATCAAAATGTAACAGCTCTTCCCCCTCGTCTACGTAATATTCAAACAACTGCCACTTGCCGGGAATCAGTTTCTTTTTACTGCCAAACACCTCAGGAGATTTTAGCCACTCGATAAATTTTGAAGAAATCGATTTTAATTTCATTACAAGCCTGTTACGTTTGATATGACCTTATCCCGACAAAAAAGTTTAATGTTATAAATAATTTAAATCCGAACACCTTATCAGAATTTTACAAGTACTGTTTCAAACGCAACAATAATCAGCTTCCAACGTATTTTGAGGTATGTAAAAAAAGCCACTAACTCATTCTTTTCCAGATGGACCACAACTTCATTCAAAATCTCACCTTAATTGTTCAGGAGAACCTGCAGAATGAAGATTTTGGCCCAGAGAAGCTTGTTAAAATCATCGGGAAAAGCCATTCCACCATCCATCGGCGGGTAAAAGAATATTCCGGACAAAGCATCAGTCAGTTTATACGGGCAATACGATTGAATACAGCCAGGGAATTACTTTTAAACGACGAATATACGATTGCCGAAATTTCATACAAAGTTGGTTTTGGGAGCCCTGCCTATTTTAATAAATGTTTTCATGATGAATTTGGAATGCCTCCGGGAGAATTTAAAAAGAAATTCAGGTCGAAAAAAACAGGAACCCGACACCATCGTCTTTTTTACCTTCTACCAGTTTTGCTGCTCTTCGTATTTTTTTTAATTCCCAATCACCGTTTTTCTTTATTGGCCAATAAAAACACTACTGAAAAAACAATTGCAATATTACCATTTAACTATTTAGGATCGGAAAAAGAAAAGCAACATTTCTCTTATGTAATGATGCTCGAAATTACCAGTAAACTATCGATGGTTGAGAATCTGGTAGTTCTTTCAATTCCAGCGATTGATACTGACAAGAAAGAACCGAACAATCAGCTGGTCAAAAAACTGGGGGTAAATTATCTGCTCAAAGGCAACCTCCACATTGCAGGCAACAAGATGAAATTGATTGTTAACCTTACCAACACAAAAAATGGAGAAATTGAGTGGTCGGAAACCTTTAACTCCGGTCTTGAAAATATATTAGAAGTAGAAAGTAATATTTCTCAGGCAATAGCTCAACAGGTAAACGCTTTTATAACTCCCGATGAAAAAGCGCGAATGAGAAAGATACCTACCCTCAGTTCCGAAGCCAACGACTTTTATCAGTCGGGGCGGGCTGCACATATGGAATACTGGCAAAACAACTCCGATCTTGAATCGCTAAGCAAGGCAGAAGATTACTACCAAAAAGCATTGAACAATGACTCTACCTTTGCGCAGGCCTATGTAGGACTGGCCCAAATTGCGTACGATAAAACCACATGGTCCGATATTTTTAAAAATACTTATCTCGACACTGTTTTAAGTCTTGCGAACAGAGCCTTGTCGTTCGATAACACGTTATCAGATGCTTATACATTGCGAGGTGATTACTACCGTGCCCAATTTTCGGATAAAGCCATTGTGCAATATCAACAGGCTTTGCACTTTAATCCAAATAGCTGGCAGGCTTATTATGGTTTAGGTAATTTTTATTTATTAAAAAACAGTAGTAAGTCGGCGCAGAATATTCTTGAAGCAACAAAACGGCGCAGAGGGTCGGAATACCCTATAATGCTAGACAAACTGGTTTTTATATTTATTCTGAACGGGTTGTTCGACGAGGGGCAGGAACTGATTAACCGAAAACTATCGTGGGACAACGACTCGGTGTATTATTACCGGCGATTGGCGCTCATTGCAGAATACAACGAGCATTTTGAAAAAGCCACCGAATATGCACTGAAAGCAAGGGCCATCGACTCAACCAATTTAAATACAAATAACCTGTTGGCTTTCAATTATGTCTTACTTAAAGATTATGAGAAAGCGACATTTTATAATCAAAGGATCTTACAAATCTCCAACAATATCAATTTTAAACAAAACAACGAGCATCATCGGATAGGTTATGTATACCTCGTAAATGGCGATACGCTAACCGCAACAAAATACTTTCACCGGCAAATTGATGCCAGCCAAAAGTTAATTGCAATGGGAAATGCAGAAGAAGCTCTTTACGATCTTGCTGCAGCTTACGCCATTTTAAACGAAAAAGACAAGGCTTTCGAAAACCTGAGAGAAATACAACAACAAACCACCAACCTCTGGTTTATTTATTTCTATATGAAAAATGACCCGCTGTTAAATGCTATTCGCAACGAACCGGAGTTTCAAGAAATTTTATACCAGGTAAAAACCAAGGCCGAAACAGAACGTGCCAAACTAAAAAACTGGGCCGATCAACAAGAATTATTTCGCCCGCCATCACTTGACACATAATCGAAACTATTGACACATACCTCTAACATTACCATATATAGTTACTATGTCGGGCAACCTTAAATTTCAGAATTTGTAGCCGCTACTAACTTTAAATATTTTATCATGAAACGTATCATCTTTTTATTGATCGGAATATTCATTTTGGCTACCGCTTGCCAGGATGATTTTATTGAAACAGACGACAGTCTTAAAAGTGCCAAATCTGAAAAAACCCAAACTTTTCAGATAAAAGGTTGGGCTGAGGTTATACCCGATTGGGATGCAGGAATGTTCACATGTACTCCTGAAGAGTACGAAATTGCATTTTGCACCAGAGGTTGGGTTATGGGACATGAAAATATTCTGGGAACCGTTGTTCGCGAACAAAGTACTTACGAAAAAGTTTCATGTGATGTAACAATGACACCAGACGGACCTGTTGCGCATAATGTTGTTAGCGCAGATGTTCTCAGAACAAATGGCAATAGAACATTTGTAATTTCCCATATGTATATTAATGTTGCCACCGGCGATATTTGGGGACACAATGAACTTGTAGGAGGAACAGGTCGATTTGACGGAATTTCCGGGACCATTCAAATTCTGCAGGCAAATATGGTTCCTGAAACCGGCGGTATTACCTGGATTGAAGAAGGAGAAATCACACTAATTCTTAAATAACACACCCATTGAAACGATTTTAAGTTTTGGGCCACCTCTTCAATATGGGGTGTTTTTTTTCGCTGAAAAAGAAAAAGGGTAGCCCAATGACCACCCTCACATTCGTAATGTATAATGATAAAAAATAAGGGTACAACAAGTTTAAGTAATCGAAACAGGAATGTTCATTTTTTAGCTCGCTACTTATCAACAACTTACCGTGAATAGCGTTCCATTATCATGGATAAAACAGGTGAAATATCTTTAATCCGAAAATGCTTAACCTTGTTATTAACTTTCTTATTCAGGTGTAAAATCGTATTATTTTTGCCGCTTCTTCGCTGCCTAATTACTATTGCTCAGTAAAAACCGCTAAACCTTTGTCAATCAAAAATCTTTTAACTATTTTTGCGGCCAATTAATTTTATGCCGTTTCTATTGAAAGCGATGTTGCGGCGTAAAAATTGTATAACAAATAGTTCTTTAAAAAATGTATTTAACATCAGAAAAAAAACAAGAGCTTTTCGCCAAACATGGCCAATCAGCTCAGGACACAGGTAGTGCAGAAGGTCAGATTGCATTGTTCTCGTTAAGAATTAACCACTTAACAGAGCACCTGAAAAAAAACAAAAAAGACCACAGCACACGTCGTGCATTGATTAAATTAGTAGGTAAACGTCGTAGCTTACTCGATTATCTGATTAAAAAAGATATCGAACGTTACCGTGCGATTATCAAAGAATTGAACTTACGTAAGTAAATTATATTGAAAGGCAATGCATAGGTATTGCCTTTCTTTTTTTGTAAATTGCAAAACCTCACCACCCATTGTAATTAACAAAGGCCGCAAAACAGGCCGCAAAAATTTTTATTTAAATTATGGTAAACGCTACAGTTAAAACAATCGAACTTGCCGACGGCAGGACGATTACCATTGAAACCGGCAAATTGGCAAAACAAGCCGATGGTTCGGTAGTGGTTCGAATGGGTGACACCATGTTGCTGGCAACAGTTGTGTCGGCAAAAGAAGCTAAAGAAGATGTAGACTTTATGCCGGTATCGGTTGATTATCGCGAAAAATTTTCAGCCGCAGGTCGTTTCCCCGGAGGGTTCCTAAAAAGAGAAGCTCGCCCCAGTGACGACGAAATTTTAGTAGCACGTTTAGTAGACCGTGCTCTTCGTCCGCTTTTCCCGGACGATTACCACGCAGAAACAGCAGTGATGATCTCACTGATTTCTGTTGGAAAAGACGAAATGCCAGATGCATTGGCAGGATTAGCTGCTTCGGCAGCCATTGCAGTTTCAGATGTTCCTTTTGAAACGCCTATTTCAGAATGTCGTGTTGCCCGTATTAACGGCGAATACGTAATCAACCCAACTCGTGTACAGATGGAAGAAGCCGACCTTGAAATTATGGTTGGGGCATCGTACGAGAACATTATGATGGTTGAAGGCGAAATGAATGAGGTTTCGGAAGAAGTAATGTTGGAAGCCATAAAAGTGGCGCACGAAGAAATTAAAAAGCAGTGTAAAGTTCAGGAAGAACTGGCTGCCGAACTTGGTGTTGTAAAACGTGAGTATTGCCACGAAAACAACAACGAAGAGTTACGCGAACGTGTAACCGCAGAAACTTACGAAGCTTGTTACGAAGTTGCCAAAAAGCAACTAACCAACAAAGCCGAGCGCATGGATTCGTTTATGGTAATTCGCGATGAGTTCATCGAGAAATACACAGAAGAAAATGCGGAAAACGAGGAAATTGATTTAGACCAGCACATTGGTTTAATTAAAAGATATTACCACGATGTTGAAAAAGAAGCCATGCGCCGCATGATTCTTGACGACAAAATTCGTTTAGACGGACGTGCAACCAACGAAATTCGTCCTATTTGGGGTGAAACAAACTATTTGCCGGGTGCACACGGTTCATCTATTTTTACGCGTGGCGAAACTCAATCGCTGACTTCGGTTACATTGGGTACAAAAATGGACATTAAGAAAATTGACGGTGTAACTTTCCAGGGAACTGAAAAATTCTTGTTACACTACAACTTTCCTCCATTTTGTGTTGGCGATCCAAAAACACCACGTGGAACCAGCCGTCGTGAAATTGGACACGGTAACCTGGCCTTGCGCGGTTTAAAAAGAATGATTCCTGAAGATTTCCCATACGTTGTTCGTATTATGTCCGATATTTTAGAGTCAAACGGTTCATCGTCGATGGCAACTGTTTGTGCCGGAACAATGGGAATGATGGATGCCGGTATTAAAATTAAAAAACCGGTATCGGGTATCGCAATGGGATTGATTACCGATAAAGGTGCTGAAAAATACGCTGTCCTTTCTGACATTTTAGGTGACGAAGACCACCTTGGCGACATGGACTTTAAAGTAACCGGTACTGCCGATGGTATTACCGCTACACAAATGGACATTAAAGTTGACGGACTTCCTTATGAAGTACTAGCCGAAGCATTGCAACAGGCAAAAGAAGGTCGTTTGCACATTTTGGGCGAAATGCTGAAAGTGATTCCAGAGCCACGCGAAGATTACAAACCAAATGTTCCTCGTATCGAAATCGTTATGGTTCCGAAGGACATGATTGGTGCAATTATCGGACCTGGTGGAAAAGTAATTCAAGCTATTCAGGAAGAAACTGAAACGGTTATTGTTATCGAAGAAGTTGAAGATCAGGGTAGAGTTGAAATTTCGGGACAGGGACTGGAGCCAATTGAAGCTGCAAAAGCGAAAATTAAGGCCATTACTGCTCTTCCTGAAGTAGGTGAAGTATACCAGGGTAAAGTAAAATCGGTAGTTTCTTTCGGAGCATTTATCGAAATTATTCCTGGAAAAGAAGGACTGTTGCACGTATCTGAAATGGCTTGGGAGCGCGTTGAAAACGCAGAAGACTTTGCCAAAGAAGGTGAAACAGTAGAAGTGAAACTGATCGGTATTGATGAAAAAACCGGCAAACTGAAACTTTCGCGCAAAGTGTTGCTTCCAAAACCTGAAGGTTATGTGGAGCGCCCACCAAGAGAAAACCGTGGTGGTGACCGCAGAGGCAGCGACCGCCGTGGTGGTGATTTCAGAGGTGGTGATCGCAGAGGTGGAGACAGAAGACGTGATGACCGCAGAGGTGGTGATCGCAGAGAATTCCGTCCTCGTCGCGATAACGACTAATACCAATTGTTTTTAGTGTGAGCCTTAAGCGAAACACTGAAATTACAATGGTTAATGCCGATTGAAAAATTAAAGTTTGAATTTGATTTCACATCGGTATAAGAGCTGAATAAATTTCAAGCAAAATAATTAAACGCTCCGCCTTTTGGTGGGGCGTTTTTTATTACTAACAGTTTACTCTTAAAAGATGACATATCGGATCACCCGCAAATCCGGTGTATTTAACATTCTATAGACGGCAAGAGAGGAACTGGAACTTTCTGCCTGCCGGCGGCTTTCATCTTTGCCCCCGACGAAATGTCGGGATTTCGTCTTTGCTCCAACTTGAAGCAAAGACGAAACAGAAAATTCATGGCTGCACCCGCTTCGCTTGGAAAAGTCCTGTCTACAGGCAGGCGGACAGCAGTAATTTTTTAACGCCGTCACCGCTTGTTTTCCGGCTCTCCGGCCAAGGCCCTGCTTCAATGCAGCAGCGTTGCATAAGTGGACGGCCTCTTTTGGTGGTTGCCCGGAGTTAAAATAAAACTTTAGTGAGAGCGGGAAGCTCCAAGTTGGCGAGGAGATCACCCGTCCGAACTTGAGTTTTATGAAAACGCAGGGTAACAACCAAAAGCAGCCTTGCCTTTTTTGCTTCGTTTTTGTGGTAAGACAAAAATGAAGGCCGCCGGCAGGCATGGAACAATAGTCAATTCATAAATTAATCCACAGGATTTTACGGGTGATGCATAGTAGTTTTCTCCCAGCAGCAAATAATAAGCCGAAACAAGACAACCTTCATCTTCTAGAAGATTGTCATTCCGTTATTGCTCTATGGGCTGAGGGATTGAGACTAAAAAAGGCCACTCTTAACTTGTAACCTTCTAACTCTCTGCGAAACTCCGCGACTTCTCCGGGTAACTCTGCGGTAAAAACTATTAAACGCCGTATCCCAATACTTTGGAAACTGAAAACTACGACTGAGAACTTTTAACTTGAAACAGATCTCTCGCTTTGCTTCGAGATGACAGATAACTAAACTTCCATTTCCTTTTCTTAACTTCGCCACAAAAATTTGAAAACATGGGCAACTGGTCAGAAGAACTTCATAATAAAATAGACGAACAATTACAAGGCAGCAGAGATAAAGACCTGCGCTTTTTCCGTATCGACGAATTTAAACGTAATATTTCGCGTGTTGATGATTTTTCTGGCAACTGCCCCACATGCCAAAAAGTCCGGATCGATGTTACAGAAGCAGTTGACACGATCGGCAAAGCAGTAAACCACGTTGGCAAACAGCGCCGCGATTACGACCGGCTGATAACCCGTCTTTCAAAACACATACAAAAAGAACACGGTTTTTACGCGCCGTACTATTTCACCTACCTTATTTCATTCTTTGGAATTATTGGCGGCTCTATTCTGGGCTACCTGCTTATGCAACTGAATGCCGACATTAAACTCGAGCTATTCCTTATTGGTTTTTCCATCGGACTGTTGCCAACTTACGTTATGGGGTATTTAAAAGACAAAAAGATCAGAAAAGAGAAAAGGCTAATGTAGATGTAATCAACAAAAAACGGTGATCTGCTGTTACTTTCCCCACACACTCATGACTGATATCAAGGAAATTGTAATCAAGAATTATTTATTTAGCGAAAAACTACTGCACAATGAAAAACACTGTTTTATTTGTACTGGCAGCACTTGTTCTGTTTGCCTGTACTGAACAACAACCAAAATTAGATTATCCTGTGACAAAAAAAGGAGACGTAAAAGACACCTATTTTGGTGTTGAAGTGGCCGACCCGTATCGTTGGCTTGAAGACGACAATTCGGATGAAACGGCCGAATGGGTAAAGGCAGAAAACAAAGTAACTTACGGCTACCTGAACCAGATTCCGTACCGTGAAGAATTAAAAGAAAGACTTTCGTCGATATGGAACTACGAAAAAGTGGGCGCGCCATTTAAAGAGGGCGACTGGACTTATTTCTACAAAAACGACGGATTACAAAACCAATATGTGGTTTATCGTTTTAAAACCGGAGCAGACGAATCAACTGCCGAAGTTTTTCTTGATCCGAATACTTTTGCTGAAGACGGAACAACGTCGTTAGATGCTTTGAGCTTTTCGGAAAATGGTAAAATTGCCGCTTACTCTATTTCGGAAGGTGGTAGCGACTGGCGTAAGGTCATCATCATGAATACCGACACCAAAGAACAAATGGGCGATACACTGGTTGATGTAAAGTTCAGTGGCATTTCGTGGAAAGGCGACGAAGGATTTTTCTACTCGAGCTACGACAAACCTGAAGGCAGCGAACTATCGGCAAAAACCGATCAGCACAAATTGTACTACCATAAACTGGGCACGGCTCAAAACCAGGACGAGCTGATATTTGGTGGAACTCCCGAAGAAAAACACCGTTACGTTGGCGGTGGAGTCACCGACGACAATCGTTATCTGGTAATTACGGCCAGTGTTTCCACCTCAGGAAATAAACTGTTTATAAAAGACCTTACCCAGGCAAACAGTAAACTGATTACCATCATCGGAACCGACGAAAGCGATACCTACGTAATTGACAATGTGGGCACTAAACTATACCTTGTTACCAATTTAAATGCGCCCAACCAACGAGTGGTTACTACCGATGTAAGTAATCCTACTTCTGAAAACTGGGTGGATTTTATTCCTGAAACTGAAAACGTTCTTAGCCCGTCAACCGGATGTGGTTATTTCTTTGCCGAATATATGATTGATGCGGTATCAAAAGTATTTCAGTACGACTACGATGGCAAAATGATTCGCGAAGTGGAACTTCCGGGAGTTGGTTCGGTTAGTGGTTTTGGTGCGAAGAAAAAGGCTACTGAAATGTATTACACCTTCACCAACTACATAACGCCGGGAAGCATTTATCAATACAATTTTAAAACAGGCGAATCGGAACTGTACCGCAAACCGGCTATCGATTTTAATCCCAACGATTTTGAAAGCAAACAGGTTTTCTACACCTCGAAAGACGGCACTAAAATACCAATGATAATTA
It contains:
- a CDS encoding helix-turn-helix domain-containing protein; translated protein: MDHNFIQNLTLIVQENLQNEDFGPEKLVKIIGKSHSTIHRRVKEYSGQSISQFIRAIRLNTARELLLNDEYTIAEISYKVGFGSPAYFNKCFHDEFGMPPGEFKKKFRSKKTGTRHHRLFYLLPVLLLFVFFLIPNHRFSLLANKNTTEKTIAILPFNYLGSEKEKQHFSYVMMLEITSKLSMVENLVVLSIPAIDTDKKEPNNQLVKKLGVNYLLKGNLHIAGNKMKLIVNLTNTKNGEIEWSETFNSGLENILEVESNISQAIAQQVNAFITPDEKARMRKIPTLSSEANDFYQSGRAAHMEYWQNNSDLESLSKAEDYYQKALNNDSTFAQAYVGLAQIAYDKTTWSDIFKNTYLDTVLSLANRALSFDNTLSDAYTLRGDYYRAQFSDKAIVQYQQALHFNPNSWQAYYGLGNFYLLKNSSKSAQNILEATKRRRGSEYPIMLDKLVFIFILNGLFDEGQELINRKLSWDNDSVYYYRRLALIAEYNEHFEKATEYALKARAIDSTNLNTNNLLAFNYVLLKDYEKATFYNQRILQISNNINFKQNNEHHRIGYVYLVNGDTLTATKYFHRQIDASQKLIAMGNAEEALYDLAAAYAILNEKDKAFENLREIQQQTTNLWFIYFYMKNDPLLNAIRNEPEFQEILYQVKTKAETERAKLKNWADQQELFRPPSLDT
- the rpsO gene encoding 30S ribosomal protein S15, with amino-acid sequence MYLTSEKKQELFAKHGQSAQDTGSAEGQIALFSLRINHLTEHLKKNKKDHSTRRALIKLVGKRRSLLDYLIKKDIERYRAIIKELNLRK
- a CDS encoding polyribonucleotide nucleotidyltransferase is translated as MVNATVKTIELADGRTITIETGKLAKQADGSVVVRMGDTMLLATVVSAKEAKEDVDFMPVSVDYREKFSAAGRFPGGFLKREARPSDDEILVARLVDRALRPLFPDDYHAETAVMISLISVGKDEMPDALAGLAASAAIAVSDVPFETPISECRVARINGEYVINPTRVQMEEADLEIMVGASYENIMMVEGEMNEVSEEVMLEAIKVAHEEIKKQCKVQEELAAELGVVKREYCHENNNEELRERVTAETYEACYEVAKKQLTNKAERMDSFMVIRDEFIEKYTEENAENEEIDLDQHIGLIKRYYHDVEKEAMRRMILDDKIRLDGRATNEIRPIWGETNYLPGAHGSSIFTRGETQSLTSVTLGTKMDIKKIDGVTFQGTEKFLLHYNFPPFCVGDPKTPRGTSRREIGHGNLALRGLKRMIPEDFPYVVRIMSDILESNGSSSMATVCAGTMGMMDAGIKIKKPVSGIAMGLITDKGAEKYAVLSDILGDEDHLGDMDFKVTGTADGITATQMDIKVDGLPYEVLAEALQQAKEGRLHILGEMLKVIPEPREDYKPNVPRIEIVMVPKDMIGAIIGPGGKVIQAIQEETETVIVIEEVEDQGRVEISGQGLEPIEAAKAKIKAITALPEVGEVYQGKVKSVVSFGAFIEIIPGKEGLLHVSEMAWERVENAEDFAKEGETVEVKLIGIDEKTGKLKLSRKVLLPKPEGYVERPPRENRGGDRRGSDRRGGDFRGGDRRGGDRRRDDRRGGDRREFRPRRDND
- a CDS encoding SoxR reducing system RseC family protein, whose product is MGNWSEELHNKIDEQLQGSRDKDLRFFRIDEFKRNISRVDDFSGNCPTCQKVRIDVTEAVDTIGKAVNHVGKQRRDYDRLITRLSKHIQKEHGFYAPYYFTYLISFFGIIGGSILGYLLMQLNADIKLELFLIGFSIGLLPTYVMGYLKDKKIRKEKRLM
- a CDS encoding prolyl oligopeptidase family serine peptidase, which encodes MKNTVLFVLAALVLFACTEQQPKLDYPVTKKGDVKDTYFGVEVADPYRWLEDDNSDETAEWVKAENKVTYGYLNQIPYREELKERLSSIWNYEKVGAPFKEGDWTYFYKNDGLQNQYVVYRFKTGADESTAEVFLDPNTFAEDGTTSLDALSFSENGKIAAYSISEGGSDWRKVIIMNTDTKEQMGDTLVDVKFSGISWKGDEGFFYSSYDKPEGSELSAKTDQHKLYYHKLGTAQNQDELIFGGTPEEKHRYVGGGVTDDNRYLVITASVSTSGNKLFIKDLTQANSKLITIIGTDESDTYVIDNVGTKLYLVTNLNAPNQRVVTTDVSNPTSENWVDFIPETENVLSPSTGCGYFFAEYMIDAVSKVFQYDYDGKMIREVELPGVGSVSGFGAKKKATEMYYTFTNYITPGSIYQYNFKTGESELYRKPAIDFNPNDFESKQVFYTSKDGTKIPMIITYKKGTELNGKNPTILYGYGGFNISLTPSFSVTNAVWLEQGGVYAVANLRGGGEYGKKWHDAGIKMQKQNVFDDFIAAAEYLIAENYTSSEYLAIRGGSNGGLLVGAVMTQRPDLMKVALPAVGVMDMLRYHTFTAGAGWAYDYGTAEDSKEMFEYLKGYSPVHNVKADVAYPATLVTTGDHDDRVVPAHSFKFAAELQAKQAGDNPVLIRIETDAGHGAGTPVSKTIEQYADIYGFTLWNMGIKTLAE